The DNA sequence CCTGTATGCATTAAAGATTCTGAAAGAAATCCGAATGCCCCGCCCGTACGTTCAACAACTCTTACTACAAACAAATCAGATCAGAACGTCGCCATGCTGAACTTTACTGAAGAGGAAAGTAATACTGCGATGCGGTTATTTACCTGCGACTGCCCGTATTGTATAAATTCTTTGCGTCAGCTGCGCGGTACTGGGAATTTGGTGTATTAGAGCGCTTGTTGCTACTTCCATCTAAGTAGCAACGGGTACATTAGCGAAGGGTTGATAAGGTTAATGCTACCGTCAAACAAGCCCTCGACAACTACCCCATCGAAAAGCCTCTGAAGTCCTGCTATAAGATGGCTTCAGAAGCTTAGACTTCTAAAAAACACATTTTTAAACCCCTATATATCAAGCAGGGCTGTTTCATCCGCTAAGGAACAAGATTTGTCAATATGATTGGCGATAAAAATTCTAAGTAAGGGTGACGAGAAAATAGCTTTTTAGCTACTCAAATTAGGAATAAAAAGTCTTGAGTACCGAGTGCTCAGTGCTGAGTTGAAAGACCACTCACAAGGGCTAGAGTATAGCCCTGTCAAGGTGACTGTAAGTAGGTGAAACCCTCATTTTTGCGTTGAATTATTTTTGCGTTTGCAATCCTCTAGTCTCTCGTTATGTCTTTTATTGTCAGTAATTCAAAATTATTGACAATGAAGAGGGGAAATGAAAAGACGCCATAAATTTCATTTGGACTGTTGTTTACGATTTTGGTTGCCATTTTTAGTTCTAGGGGAGGGTTTTGATCTCACCTTGACAGGGCTAGGGCTAGAGTATTAACCCTTAAGGGGAGAAGAGGTTAATTGACCTTGAATTTACGTAAACGACGATACAGCCCTTTAAATCCGTAAATAGAACGAACGCCATTAAACACCGTGACATCGAAGGGCAATTGAATAGTAAAAGTACTACTTTTACCTAATTCAGTTTGCACATTCAAGCTGCCGTGGTGTGCCTGAACAATAGCCTGCGCGATCGCCAACCCTAATCCAGAACCACCAGTGCTACGTGAGCGATCGCCACTCACCCGATAGAAACGGTCAAAAATCCGAGACAGTTCATGTTGTGGAATGCCAATGCCTGTATCTTGAACCTGAATCACAGCATAATGCTCATTGCGGTCTAAAATAACTGTGACCTCTCCTCCTTGAGGTGTATATTGAATTGCATTGATAATTAAGTTAGAAATCAAACGATAAAGCTGCTCAGGATTGCCTACAATATTCAAAGGTTGATGCACCTTTATAAAGGATGTCAGCTTCACCTCGACTGAAGTAGCCATCGCTGCAAACTCTTCTACTAAATCGTCAACAACATCATTAAGGCAACAAAGCTCGCGTCGCATCGGCATAGGTTGTCGATCCAAGCGAGCTAAAAGCAGCAAATCTGTCACTAAAGTCGTGAGTCGCTGATTCTGACGCTGTATAGTTTGCAGAATATCCCGCGTTTCTGTTTCATCCAGTTGCGGCATTAAAAGCGTTGACTCCACCGTCGCCTGTGTTGCAGCTAAAGGTGTTCGTAACTCGTGTGCTGCATCTGCTGTAAATTGTTGAATTTGTCTGTAGGATTGGTAAATCGGTTGCATCGCTAATCCTGCTAACCACCAACTAGCAAGACCAACTAGACCCATTGCCACTGGCAATCCCAATGCTAAAATCAATTTCACACCATCTAAATAACTATTGAAGTCTTCCAGACTTCGCCCCACTTGCATATACCCCCAATCACGATTATCTTCGGTGTGTAGCCTAAAGGATATTTGGTGGAAAAACTTGCCTTTGCTGTCTTTAACAGTTTGCCAAAGTTCCTTCTTAAAAACTGGGGATAGTTCTTGTGGATGAAAACCAGCGATAGCAGTCAAGCGTCCGGAATTATCGAAAAAGCGAACATAATAATAACCTTGGTTAATAGCGGTGAGAGTATGGCGTTTGAAAGATTGCTCTTGAATACACCTGTCTCCAACTGTGCAGATATTTGGTAGTAGCTGCTTTAAAACTGGTTCCAAGTGTCCAGGTTGCTGTAGTTTTAGTTCAACACTGTCATGCAGGGTTCCTGCAACTGATTCTATTTCTCGATCTAAGGTTATCCGATGAGCATGGGACACCGCTTGGTAAACGCCAAATCCGCACAAACCTAAGATAAGAGCCATGACGAGTGCATACCACGAAGCCAGACGAATACGAGTCAGCTTAAACAGTTTATTTTGGTTCATTGGTAAGTTTCAAACGATATCCCATGCCATGCAAAGTTTCAATGGGGTTTTCACAGCCACTCGACGCTAGCTTACGACGCAGCAAACGCATTTGAGCTGCCACTACATTGCTAGCAGGTTCTGCACTCACCTCCCAAAGCTGATTGCGAATCTGTTCTGTGGTAACAATTTGGTTCGGGTGCTTCATAAAATACTCTAGGAGCTGGAATTCTTTATTAGTTAGGGGAATGACTTGTTTTTCCCTCGTAGCATTCTGAAACACAACCGCACTATTACCATAATCTAGAGTTAGATTGCCAACTATCAGTTCTGGGGATTGAAAATGAGGAGAACGACGTTGCAGAGCACGTAACCGCGCTAGTAATTCTGCCATGCTAAATGGCTTCACCAAGTAGTCATCAGCTCCTGCATCTAGCCCAGCCACTTTATCTGCCATACTGTCTTTAGCTGTAAGTATCAGCACGGGCAGAGGATTTTTGTTGCTACGTAACCTTTTGCACAACTCCAATCCTGACATTCCTGGCAACATCCAATCGAAAATAGCTAGCGTATATTGTGTCCATCTATTTTCTAGATATGCCCATGCCTCAGTACCATCCATAACCCAGTCAACCAAGTACTTTTCTTGGTGTAAAGTTCGCTTGATAGCGGTACCCAAATCTGGTTCATCCTCGACTAACAGTACTCTCATAAAGTTAACCTATTACTTGTCAACTGGTATTTCTAAAACACTTTTGCAGTATGCTCATCCCACTGTTAGCAAACTTCATTTGTCAAATCCAAATTTTGTATAATTCACTACTTATAATAATTGAATGAACTAAAACCAGTGATGACTGTGAGAAAAACTCAATAAACCTTCTTGCCCAAACACTGTATGGGTTTAGTGAGAGGAGTTATAAAATTAACTTTTTGCAAGGAGTCTATTGAGTCAATATTTATATTGACAGATAAGTATGAAATTAGGATGAAATGCCAGCTTCTGAAAAGACGCATGGAATTTTTATCCTAAACTTGCGAGGATTGTTCATCATCTGACTATCTCTGTTCAATCGAAAAACTTGGTTTTTGAGACCTTTACTTTTGTTTACAAACAGCCTCTCAAGGTTTTAACAGTAAGAAAAACTCAATAGACCTAATTGCTATCAATCGGTAGGTGTAAGTGAGACACAGTTAGTAAAATCATGGAAACTAACTACTTGCAAAAGGTCTACTGAATTACTTTTTGTGAGTTACTTTTTATTATGATATGTAAGTATGAAATTAAGATGAAATCTTGAGCAATATAATATTTTTTATCTGTACTTAAAACAAGACCCTAGACAAATGCTAGGGTCTTGCATTCGCTCATTTACTATTAAATAAAATTTGACTTGAAGACAGTTATAGGTGTACCAAAGCCTGCTTGCTGCAAGCTTTAGTTTCTCGACTTGACAAGAGCCAATTGCTAATAGTTATAAATCAGTTAATAGTGAACAGTCAGCAAAGATGTATGGAGGCATTTAGACCCGCCATCAATGCGTTCCACGCTCTTAATGGAGGAACCGTTACCCAAGTGATGAAACTGATAACTGTTAATTATTAGCTATTAGCAGTTTTAGAAAGTAAACGTGGTACGCAGTGTACCTACGTAAACAGTGTCGTTCCTGTCATTATGTTCTGGATTGAAGATAACCAACACACCAGGCGTGACAGCAATGTTTTCAGTCAATTGCAGTCTGTACAGCGCCTCTAGATGGTAGGATGTGTCCCTGTCTTGACGACGAATACCGTTTGTTTGGACGAATTCGTTGCCAGTTGCTTTAGGTGGTTGACCAAAGATAAAACCAAGCACATTACCTTGTCTGCCAAAGTCTTTGAAAGCAACGTTAGCAGCCCAATACTCAAAGTATGCATTAGCACCATTTGCCGTACCGCCTTTAGCTTCTGCCTCACTGTAACCATACCAACCACCAAGCGTAACCTTGGGACCTAGTCTCAAGGTAGCTTCTACGCCATAGTGGTCAGCAGTCAGAGCAGCGCCACCGAAGGGATTATTAGCATACTGACTCCCTGTAGAGTTAAAGAGGTTAATGCTATTGTTAGCAACATTTCCTATATTTTGATAGGTGCGAGCATAGGTTAAACCGATATTGAATGCCTGATTAGGCTGGAAGGATATCTGACCAAGGGCTGCATATCCACCATTTAAAAAACCTGATCCATCATTAGGATTGTTAGCTCTGTCGGCTAGATAAGCCGCTGACACGGTGATAGGTCCTTTGGGATTGAAGGATAATGTTGCACCTGCACCACCCTCACCTACGCGGTAAATGGGGCTGAAACGACCGTAGCGAGAGATACTACCCCTACCAGAGCTGTTGAACTCAGGGGTAAAGGTGTTGAGATTTTCATATAATAGACCACCAAATGCATCAACCTGAACGCGTACGGCGTCGCCTAGATTAAATGCATAGTTTAGTTTGTCAATCAGAACGTCGTTGCTGTCATTTCCATCAAAACTCAGACGGGTCATATTTGTACCCGTTACGCCTGTACCATAAGGAGTGACATTCCGAGCCTGCAAACGGATTTGCAACCGGTCTGAGCCAAAGAAGCTGGAGAGCAAGTTCAGACGAACCCGGTCAGCGAAAATGGTATTAGAATTCAAGTCCTGAGCTGTTGCCGGGTTTACACCAGAGGGAACAGCCCGATTATCGCTACCAAAAATGTCAGATAGATTGAAAATCGCTTCACCAACCAGTTTTGTCGTGGTAGAGAATTGATTTGCTTCTAATTCAGCAGTACGAGCTTCTAAGGCATCAACACGACCGCGTAGAGTAGCCAATTCAGCAGAGAATTCTTCTTGTAAACGCTGCAAGGTAGCTAAGTCTTCTTTCCTGACTAAGTCAGCGGTAGCTGTTGCAATCAGTTCATTCACTCGATCCAAACAGGCGTTCAAACCAGCCGCAAACTCATAACGGGTCAAAGCGCGGTTACCACGATAGGTACCATTGGGATAACCTGCAATACAACCGTAGCGCTCTACCAGAGACTGTAATGCTTGAAATGCCCAATCTGTTGGCTGTACGTCGGAAAACTGAGAAACAGATGTTACTTGACCAATGTTGTCAGATTGTGCTGTCAACTGAGAGACGGAAGTCACCTGTTCGTTGACAGAAGAAGCCATAGCGCTATTCGCAGTGAAGAATGTGGCTGCCAGAACAACCGGACTTAGCTTCAGAACGTTCCGGAATTGTGTTGTCATAATTTTTTCTCTCTCACACCTAAATTCGGCTTAGATATGATTTGTTGTTTTTTCACATCTAAGTAAGTATTTCCAGAGTTCACTCCTATAAATTAGGTTCTCAGATCAAGATGAAATTAGGATGAAATTCTGAATTTTTGAATCAAATAAATCAGTAAGTAAGAGATGCATTTTCTAAACAATTTGTCAACTTTAATCCAAAGAAAAGTGTTAGCATACTAAGATGAAATTAGGATGAAATTCCAAATGTTTGAATCAAACAAATCAGTAAGTAAGAGATGTATTTTGTAAACGATTTGTCAACTGATATCAAATCATAAATTTTAGCATACTAATATGAAATTAAGATGAAAATTTATTTGACTCAAGAAGATTTCTAAAAATCATTGACGGTTCTACACATAAAGTTTGTCTGCGTCCAAGAGAATGCCAATTAAGGCTATACAAACAAAATCCGCATTGTCAGTAATGATTTTTAAATAAATATCCAATCAAAAGCCAGAAATTTCATCCAAATTTCATTTTTGATTTGCAGTATAGAAAACAGCAGGTTTATTCATAGCTGAATGTAGACAAAAAATAGGCTTGCTTTAGAGTACGGAAAGCCAAAACAAATCATGGAATTTGTTGAGGTTCACCATTGTTCAAGATGCCATACATAAGAAATGGCTTTTTTATGATCAAGAACCCTGGACAGCCATTTTCTTGTTGACCTGTACTTCAATCAATTCCTGAAACTTTTCGTTCGAGAGTGAAGATATGATTTATGAATCAGTAGCCAGTTGTGTTGGTCAAACACCGCTCGTTCGTTTACGTCGATTATTTCCCCAAGCAGATCTCGATATTATCGCCAAACTAGAGTTTTTGAATCCTGGTGGTAGTGTTAAAGACCGTCCAGCTAGATTCATTGTTGAAAAGGGATTGCAAGACGGTACTATCAATTCTCGAACCCACCTAGTTGAGAGTACCTCTGGTAATTTGGGTATCGCCTTAGCAATGATGGCGCGAGTTTACAAGCTTTCATTCACCTGTGTGGTTGACCCTAAAATCTCACCAACTAATTTGCAAATACTCCAGCAATTGGGCGCTAATGTCGATATGGTGACAAAGCCCGATGATCAAGGGGGCTACCTGAAGACACGGATTCAGCGTGTGCAGGAATTAGTTAAGACTATTCCTCATAGCTTGTGGATTAATCAATATGCTAACCAGCTAAACTGGCAAGCGCATTACAACGGTATTGGTGGTGAAATTATTGCCAATTTAGATGGTGGTCTTGACTGTGTGGTGATTGCAGTTAGCACTACAGGAACAATATTAGGAGTAGCTCGTCGCCTGCGCGAAAAATTTCCCAATATCCGAGTAATTGCTGTTGATGCTGTCGGGTCGGTAATCTTTGGTGCTCCTGCAGGTAAGCGCGAGCTACCTGGTATCGGCTCCAGTCGTGTTCCCGAGTTGTTAAACAAGACTGAGATTGATGAGATTGTCTATGTCGATGATTGGGAATCTATGCAAGGTTGCCGTGACCTAGTAACTCATGAAGGCATTTTTGCAGGTGGTTCGTCTGGGTCTGTTGTTGCTGCTATCAAAAAGCTTCTCCCCACTTTCCCTAAACCTTATCGTGTGTTGACAGTGTTTCCAGATCGAGGGGAGCGCTATCTTGATTTGGTCTATAACGATGACTGGGTAACGCGACTCCAGAGGCTAACAGCAGTAGTTTAATAATAGGACTTACGCACTCGTGACGAAAAATAAGGCTTTGCGATTGCTTCCCTTCGGTCGCAATGACAGAATTGCGTTATTTTTGCGTAAGTCCTGAATAAGTAAAATCCCCAGACTCAGGGAGCGCATCTACCCTCTGATAGCTCGTCATTACCGAATTTTACCTTTTTATGACTAGCCATCTTCTGCACCTTTTGTTTACTCGCTTCATTTTCTGGCATGGCGATGCTTCATGGAGGTTAGATGTTTTATGCTGGCAAATTTTTCTGACTTATTTTTAATGAATTTTAAGGGAGAACTGGCAGCTCTGGGAGTGGCGTTTTTGTGGGCACTGACTTCAGTTATCTACAGTCGCTTAGGAAAGAAAATTTTCCCGCTGGCGATGAACTTGAGCAAAGGTGCGATCGCAATTGCGATGGCTTTCCTCACCATCCTTTTGAGTGGTGAGCAACTGCTGCCAGCAATTGACTCAATCCGCTTCATACTCCTACTTCTCAGCGGTGCTGTTGGAATTGGCATTGGCGATACTGCTTATTTTGCGGCATTGAACAATTTAGGGGCAAGACGGACGCTGCTATTGAAGACATTAGGTCCACCGATGGCTGCAATTGTATCGACTATTTTTTTGCACGAACAACTGTCATATGTTGCTTGGGTTGGTATTTTGTTAATTATTTTAGGTGTGGCTTGGGTAATTAGCGAACGAGTTAAAAATGCTACTACCAATGACAAGCTGATTGTTGGTGTCAGCTTTGCTCTGTTATCAGCATTCACAGACGCAATGGGTGCAGTTTTATCCCGTGCAGCGCTGGCAGAAACAACTATTAATTCCCTGTGGAGTGCGATGGTACGGCTAGTGGGTGGGGTATTAATACTGCTGTTGTGGCTGCCGATGAAGCGAGAACCAGTCCGCGCCTCTCTAAAAGAATTGCGGTCTGGGCGGATACTGGGCATCGTTATACTGTGTGCTTTTCTGAGTACTTACTTGGGCTTTTGGCTGCAACAAATCTCTCTTAAATTCAGTCCTGCAGCCATTGCTAAGTCCCTCAATGCTACGAGTCCTCTGTTTGTCCTGCCGTTTGCTTTCTTTATTGGAGAGAAAATCAGTCTGCGGGCAATTCTGGGCGTGTTGGTGGCGATCGCTGGGATGGGGCTGTTGTTTATCTACCGCTGATTGCGGATAACGAGTATTTTCATAGCCAAAATCCTTAGAAAATTATTGACCTCCCACGGCTTTAGCGTAGCGTGGGATTCTTGAATCATAGGAGAGGAGTTCTACTGAACTTACTTTCCTACGCGCATCTTGATCGTTTACCCAACGACTGCACACCCTCTATTGAGGACGACTTGAGCGGCTTTTGATGTTTTGAATTATAGCTCTTAAGTGGGAGATGAAAAGCCTCCATTCTTGCTAACTGAAGCTCTAAGTTACGTTGAGCAACGTGGCGAGCAGTTGGAAGAGTTAAAGGAGGACTTAGGGATTATTAGCAACAGACTAATGTCCTACCAGTAAGAAAGATTTTGTAATCAAAGCAGATAATTAGCGAAGAATATTTTTTAATAGTCTAAAAAATGTTTTATTTAGCTTTTCCTAAAAAAATGAAACCCTCTTAGTTTATCAATAGTAATAGCTATGCATAAAGAAATGAAATCAAAATGAAATTTTGGATGAATGTAGTGAGAAATACATAGATAACAGTTCTATCTATAGATAGACGCGCTTTTTTCTACATAAACCCTAAAGTATCATCAGTTGTCATTGTTATATTATTGACGCTGGCAATCCCAAATTCTATGGTCAAGAAAAGTTTGTTGCTCTACTAGTTAAATGTTTTTGTTTGTGGTGTTTTGATTGAAAGCTCAATGCAACAATCAAGCAATAGTATTAATTGAGGAGTACATGACTACAACTGTAACAAGCAGTACACTTGCTGCTGTTTTTGGTATAACTTTGAGGGTCTGCTCTTACAGCAGTACACCGACAACTTTAGATCCGGTTTCTCTCCTCAAATTCGCGCTTAGTACTGGATTTACTTGTATTTGGTGCTTTCGGTATAAGTTTAATGCTAAAGCATAACCCACTTAAGCAGGAATTAACTAGCGCTCTTAGCAGCAGGTCTAGTTAATTCTAAGCTCGGCTTTGCTATGCTCAAGCACTGCTTAACCTAAAGTATTGGTTAAGCACTTCAATAACGCCAGAAGTTTTTTACCATCTTGGTCTGCTTAATGAGCCTAGTTAGATTGGATACCTTTGCCCTGTAGGCAATATGACATTCCCTAACTAGGCAGCTATTTCATGTGCAAGTTTTGCTGTTTTATTTACTTTTATAGGATGAAAAAGGCATCCTTGATAGCTTAACAAACAAGTTATCTAAACCAATAGGACAGATGTTCCGTAACAACAAAAGCTTACTACCACGTTTAAGCGCTAGCATCGGCTTACAAATGCTTCTAGCCCTGACACCCGCTTTAAGTGCTTTTACAGTTGCGATTGAGCCTATACTGGCAAGCCAACCTGCTCCGAGAAATAGGCTCACACAAGTTGAAATCCGTCTTCTACGGGATCTGATTGACGGTCACAACTTTGCAATTGAGATGTCGAAGATATGTTTGCAAAGAGCTACACTCAAAGAATTAAAATCGGTTTGTCAGCAGGTTATCACTAATCAGCAGGAAGAGATTCAAACAATGCAGTCGTGGCTTAGTGACTGGTATGGCATTACATACTCACCGACATCAAACAAGTTTAGTCAGAATGTGATAAATCAGCTAGCAGGGCTGAGTGGAGATGATTTCAACATCACATTCATGAAGACTTTAACCTCACACCACTGGGGTGCCATCATATTTGCTGGGGAAATTACTGACCGTGCTTACCATGTAGAATTTGTCAATCTAGCTGCCAATGTTGTCACTGCGCAAGTAAACGAAATCAATCAATTACGAGGCTGGCTCAAAAATATCTATAACATAGAGTATGTAGGGGCAGCTGCAGCAGGTTCAGCTGCAGATACTCCTGATTCTGAACGCAGTCTTCTTAATCCTGAGAATTATCCAAAGTAATTGAGTAGGTGGTGCAGTAGTAGTAAGTGAAAGCGCTTGTCACCTCCACTACTTATAAGAGTAAGAAATCGTCCTTACCTGGTTTAACCAAGTTTAGGCAAGTATTTTAGAGCAGAAAGACTGTAGATTAGTGAACGCCTGTACTGCATTGTTGTATAGCTTGGAGTCTTTCTGTAGTACCTCCACCAGTAGGTCTTGCTGGGGGAATTGCACAGCCTCTTGTGTTTGACTTATTCATGTTTTGGGATTTTTCTGTAGTAGGCTGACCAGTAGATTCAGTTGTAGGAGTGGATTGTTGGAGTCTGTTATTGCATTGCTGCAAGACTTGAAGTCGTGCAGCAGTAGCTCCGCCTGTAGGTCTTGCTGGGGGAATAGATTCACAAGCTTTTACAGTTGACTCACTTACGCTTCCATAGGCGGTAGAACCCGAAGATGTGTGAAGCAAAGCTATCCCTAAAGGAATTGCTAGGATAGATGTAGCGCGGATAATAAGTGTCTTCATAACCAAAATCCTCATAACATACAGTCACTCTGCCTAAATAGGGTAGGTCTGAATTCGAGCTACACCAAGTGAAATTTCTCCTTGAGATCCAGCATTCTTAGCGTAGACTCGGTATATCCAAGGTAGGCTATATCCTGCTTCGCTATTTCCTATAGTATTAACTCCATTCATCAAAATTGATAGCTTTGTCTCAGGCTCTACTGGTTGTGAGAAAGCTACCGTAGCTTTTCTGTTGTTAATAGAAACCGTCGCTGGTATTTTTTGACCTGATTGATTTTTCACCTCAATTCCTCTATTAATTTTTACCCCCTCTGGTAAATCAATTACTAGTTCTGCTAGAGGTTTTCCTACATAAACTTCAAATTCATGGGTAGCATCTACAGCAGTAGTATCACTAGGATAAGCAGTGCTATTGCCAAGATAGGAACCACTAGTATCGCCAGGTTTATCATTTGCCCAAACAGCAGGAACTGAAGATGTAATTGCTAAGGTCAATGCAGCTATGTAAATCATTTTTTTCATTTTAGTTATCCTTATGAGGTCACTTGATTAACTCTCTATTTATTAGTTTGACCGTGACTTATGAAACCAAAATGAAATTTTAGTGTTTGTTTTGAAAATAAATCTTGGGATTAATATATGCGAAATTGAGCTATACCTATGGGAATATCTTCGTCACTGCCAACAAATTTAGCCGAGAAGCGATAGATAACACTATTACCAAGAGTTGATCGTTTCACGTTTTTTAGGTCAATATCTAGCTTAGTATTGGGAGCAACTGATTCAAGAAAAGCCAATGAAACAGTTTTGCTATTGACAGAAATATTAGTGTTAATTTTCTGACCATTCTCATTCACAATATCGATATTCTTAATGTCAGCACTGATAGTTACATTGTTTGGAACGTTAATAATTAGCTGAGTGATAGCTTTACTGTTTTGGGGAATATGTAACCGGAAAGTGTATCTGATAAGCTGCCATCGCGCATAAGGAGGAAATTGCACATTTCCATCTATATGAGGCACTCTTCCATTATTCATCTTCGCAGTTGCATAATTAGCAGGAATTAAAACTGCAGCAGCTAGAGTCAATACTGCACCCGCATATATCAGTGATTTCTTCATTTTTCAATTTCTATGAATCAATTATGTCAGATGAATTTTAAGTTCATTCC is a window from the Brasilonema sennae CENA114 genome containing:
- a CDS encoding iron uptake porin, whose protein sequence is MTTQFRNVLKLSPVVLAATFFTANSAMASSVNEQVTSVSQLTAQSDNIGQVTSVSQFSDVQPTDWAFQALQSLVERYGCIAGYPNGTYRGNRALTRYEFAAGLNACLDRVNELIATATADLVRKEDLATLQRLQEEFSAELATLRGRVDALEARTAELEANQFSTTTKLVGEAIFNLSDIFGSDNRAVPSGVNPATAQDLNSNTIFADRVRLNLLSSFFGSDRLQIRLQARNVTPYGTGVTGTNMTRLSFDGNDSNDVLIDKLNYAFNLGDAVRVQVDAFGGLLYENLNTFTPEFNSSGRGSISRYGRFSPIYRVGEGGAGATLSFNPKGPITVSAAYLADRANNPNDGSGFLNGGYAALGQISFQPNQAFNIGLTYARTYQNIGNVANNSINLFNSTGSQYANNPFGGAALTADHYGVEATLRLGPKVTLGGWYGYSEAEAKGGTANGANAYFEYWAANVAFKDFGRQGNVLGFIFGQPPKATGNEFVQTNGIRRQDRDTSYHLEALYRLQLTENIAVTPGVLVIFNPEHNDRNDTVYVGTLRTTFTF
- a CDS encoding DUF305 domain-containing protein codes for the protein MFRNNKSLLPRLSASIGLQMLLALTPALSAFTVAIEPILASQPAPRNRLTQVEIRLLRDLIDGHNFAIEMSKICLQRATLKELKSVCQQVITNQQEEIQTMQSWLSDWYGITYSPTSNKFSQNVINQLAGLSGDDFNITFMKTLTSHHWGAIIFAGEITDRAYHVEFVNLAANVVTAQVNEINQLRGWLKNIYNIEYVGAAAAGSAADTPDSERSLLNPENYPK
- a CDS encoding DMT family transporter, which gives rise to MLANFSDLFLMNFKGELAALGVAFLWALTSVIYSRLGKKIFPLAMNLSKGAIAIAMAFLTILLSGEQLLPAIDSIRFILLLLSGAVGIGIGDTAYFAALNNLGARRTLLLKTLGPPMAAIVSTIFLHEQLSYVAWVGILLIILGVAWVISERVKNATTNDKLIVGVSFALLSAFTDAMGAVLSRAALAETTINSLWSAMVRLVGGVLILLLWLPMKREPVRASLKELRSGRILGIVILCAFLSTYLGFWLQQISLKFSPAAIAKSLNATSPLFVLPFAFFIGEKISLRAILGVLVAIAGMGLLFIYR
- the sbnA gene encoding 2,3-diaminopropionate biosynthesis protein SbnA: MIYESVASCVGQTPLVRLRRLFPQADLDIIAKLEFLNPGGSVKDRPARFIVEKGLQDGTINSRTHLVESTSGNLGIALAMMARVYKLSFTCVVDPKISPTNLQILQQLGANVDMVTKPDDQGGYLKTRIQRVQELVKTIPHSLWINQYANQLNWQAHYNGIGGEIIANLDGGLDCVVIAVSTTGTILGVARRLREKFPNIRVIAVDAVGSVIFGAPAGKRELPGIGSSRVPELLNKTEIDEIVYVDDWESMQGCRDLVTHEGIFAGGSSGSVVAAIKKLLPTFPKPYRVLTVFPDRGERYLDLVYNDDWVTRLQRLTAVV
- the rppA gene encoding two-component system response regulator RppA, with the protein product MRVLLVEDEPDLGTAIKRTLHQEKYLVDWVMDGTEAWAYLENRWTQYTLAIFDWMLPGMSGLELCKRLRSNKNPLPVLILTAKDSMADKVAGLDAGADDYLVKPFSMAELLARLRALQRRSPHFQSPELIVGNLTLDYGNSAVVFQNATREKQVIPLTNKEFQLLEYFMKHPNQIVTTEQIRNQLWEVSAEPASNVVAAQMRLLRRKLASSGCENPIETLHGMGYRLKLTNEPK
- a CDS encoding DUF2808 domain-containing protein, translating into MKKSLIYAGAVLTLAAAVLIPANYATAKMNNGRVPHIDGNVQFPPYARWQLIRYTFRLHIPQNSKAITQLIINVPNNVTISADIKNIDIVNENGQKINTNISVNSKTVSLAFLESVAPNTKLDIDLKNVKRSTLGNSVIYRFSAKFVGSDEDIPIGIAQFRIY
- the rppB gene encoding two-component system sensor histidine kinase RppB; protein product: MNQNKLFKLTRIRLASWYALVMALILGLCGFGVYQAVSHAHRITLDREIESVAGTLHDSVELKLQQPGHLEPVLKQLLPNICTVGDRCIQEQSFKRHTLTAINQGYYYVRFFDNSGRLTAIAGFHPQELSPVFKKELWQTVKDSKGKFFHQISFRLHTEDNRDWGYMQVGRSLEDFNSYLDGVKLILALGLPVAMGLVGLASWWLAGLAMQPIYQSYRQIQQFTADAAHELRTPLAATQATVESTLLMPQLDETETRDILQTIQRQNQRLTTLVTDLLLLARLDRQPMPMRRELCCLNDVVDDLVEEFAAMATSVEVKLTSFIKVHQPLNIVGNPEQLYRLISNLIINAIQYTPQGGEVTVILDRNEHYAVIQVQDTGIGIPQHELSRIFDRFYRVSGDRSRSTGGSGLGLAIAQAIVQAHHGSLNVQTELGKSSTFTIQLPFDVTVFNGVRSIYGFKGLYRRLRKFKVN